In a single window of the Biomphalaria glabrata chromosome 5, xgBioGlab47.1, whole genome shotgun sequence genome:
- the LOC106058519 gene encoding uncharacterized protein LOC106058519 isoform X2 — translation MEDIFISRTTILRLLKQGGAQVFVFKLSPQLDKLANITYIFLDSTNAQVAKDLIDRGFLCLHPNFIIDTVIKDAILDPFDYLICNTINPEVQGTEDSTRNVWNSEMAMVNGKIHLPQIQNARKSVRIETIPRSKQINIQEIVCGNFIPTLINMNQDKKITMDKNVKQLTKSKVSKDGNQDILNGALAEVSNIIAQQSKPLVTQSKQDRNVFESLGPSFYLYGASPSKSVISNTSSPKSQKSLLYFGFDKSKISRFVTNNKLTTLNNTFLHKPATKISVSNDDENVIIISDDDVPVETVNLENKKIQSTKNSSLLNYVAKTEMVSDDDTFTAPSVTSAPTMNKSFSKRKKRIRQKKINMKDSGPLSSPANQHKVKTSLSSKNSKSSLEKCFLTWPLSFSVARIPSSTGMCKTIHSLYGELMNSARELDFPDVALIYAAPSSDHAPQPLLIRELLYLLQSSDLKVACKANTYLQAWLHMHPPTTTKMIKCYKNAFHLYSDKLHFFEIIQSECERRNYVAASWILQYIVTLFEVNWIHCLEQGTKEAVQKSMLVSWLWQSPYVVQHGATTNQLLKLLETCVLISDFKFSMSRAVLSLIAIAAECIRLVNVKWALDNPYFVMDPVISLAGDLTKKLRICFVKTDFETMIALVMCIEPSWFRTLVVSMLLSECYAHFLIEKFQVKYLSWSTIIHHFLNLDPTVSNKPKAVEQQLHDQSHTHNLAKKANTTHNLAKKANKPNAKGESAVHIACKRNNAIKLQELLLIPGVNVNLKDNAGWTPLHEACNRGNLDCVCLLLRHSPLSELDSKTDINASGPGGITPLMDAVINKHKEVSRELLKFGGKVLLLTKSDQGHTALDFADSEEMKTILKSTPDSLASDDTPSSNNKAVFLSYQDCTRYLALLTILLTSYQSCQLYLQQCCFSSLNGASKDTLELQAIGTHIQVFREGLAKLTTSKDYMRLKGSLLCLELLCDSLI, via the exons ATGGAAGATATCTTTATTTCAAGAACCACCATTCTCAG GTTATTGAAACAGGGAGGTGCACAAGTTTTTGTCTTCAAATTATCTCCCCAACTTGACAAACTAGCAAatattacatatatttttttggaCTCTACTAATGCCCAAGTTGCTAAAGACCTAATTGATCGTGGCTTTTTATGTCTGCATCCTAACTTTATAATTGACACTGTTATCAAG gaTGCTATTTTGGATCCCTTTGATTATTTAATTTGCAACACCATTAACCCTGAGGTGCAAGGCACAGAGGACTCAACAAGAAATGTATGGAATAGTGAGATGGCAATGGTAAATGGCAAAATACATTTACCTCAGATTCAAAATGCTAGAAAAAGTGTGCGGATTGAGACAATCCCTCGGTCTAAGCAGATTAATATACAGGAAATAGTTTGTGGAAATTTCATTCCTACATTGATCAACATGAaccaagacaaaaaaataacaatggataaaaatgttaaacaacTAACAAAGAGTAAGGTCTCTAAAGATGGTAATCAGGATATATTAAATGGGGCTCTTGCTGAGGTTAGCAACATCATAGCCCAACAGTCAAAACCTTTAGTAACTCAGAGTAAACAAGACAGAAATGTATTTGAAAGTCTAGGACCCAGCTTTTATCTGTATGGAGCATCTCCTTCCAAATCAGTGATCTCAAATACATCTTCACCTAAAAGCCAAAAAAGCCTTTTATATTTTGGATTTGACAAAAGTAAAATCTCCCGATTTGTCACTAACAATAAACTCACTACTTTAAACAACACTTTCCTTCACAAACCAGCCACCAAGATTTCTGTATCGAATGATGATGAAAATGTCATCATTATATCAGATGATGATGTTCCAGTAGAAACTGTTaatctagaaaacaaaaaaatccaatCAACTAAAAACAGTTCATTACTCAATTATGTGGCTAAAACAGAGATGGTCTCTGATGATGACACATTCACTGCTCCATCAGTAACAAGTGCACCTACCATGAATAAATCTTtctcaaaaaggaaaaaaagaataagacaaaaaaaaatcaatatgaaAGATTCAGGGCCTTTATCTTCTCCAGCAAATCAGCATAAAGTAAAGACAAGTCTCTCCTCTAAAAATAGTAAAAGTTCTTTAGAAAAATGTTTCCTTACTTGGCCATTGTCATTTTCTGTTGCAAGAATTCCAAGCAGCACTGGCATGTGCAAGACTATTCACTCTTTGTACGGAGAGTTAATGAATTCTGCAAGAGAATTAGACTTTCCTGATGTGGCTCTAATTTATGCTGCACCGTCTTCTGACCATGCACCACAGCCTTTACTTATCAGAGAGCtcctttatttattacaatctTCAGATTTGAAAGTGGCTTGTAAGGCAAACACTTACCTCCAAGCATGGTTGCACATGCATCCACCAACTACTACTAAAATGATCAAGTGTTACAAAAATGCTTTTCATTTGTATTCTGATAAATTGCATTTCTTTGAAATAATACAATCAGAATGTGAAAGGAGAAATTATGTAGCTGCCTCATGGATATTGCAATAtattgtaaccttgtttgaaGTCAATTGGATTCATTGTCTTGAACAAGGCACTAAAGAAGCTGTTCAGAAGAGCATGCTGGTTAGCTGGTTATGGCAGAGTCCATATGTTGTCCAACATGGAGCTACAACCAACCAATTGCTAAAACTATTAGAGACTTGTGTACTCATTTCAGACTTCAAATTCAGTATGTCTAGAGCAGTTTTATCTCTCATTGCTATAGCAGCAGAATGTATTAGACTTGTAAATGTAAAGTGGGCTTTGGACAATCCATATTTTGTAATGGATCCTGTTATTTCACTTGCAGGTGACCTTACAAAGAAACTGagaatttgttttgtaaaaacgGATTTTGAAACAATGATTGCCCTTGTTATGTGCATAGAACCAAGTTGGTTCAGAACTCTTGTTGTGTCCATGCTTCTATCAGAATGCTACGCTCATTTTCTCATTGAAAAGTTTCAAGTGAAGTATTTATCATGGTCTACTATTATACATCACTTTTTGAATCTAGACCCAACTGTCAGCAACAAACCTAAAGCTGTTGAACAACAGCTACATGATCAGTCACATACACATAATTTAGCTAAGAAAGCAAATACAACACATAATTTAGCTAAGAAAGCAAATAAACCGAATGCTAAAGGAGAATCAGCTGTTCACATTGCATGCAAGAGAAATAATGCTATTAAATTGCAAGAGCTGTTGTTAATACCAggtgtaaatgttaacttgaaAGATAATGCTGGTTGGACTCCTTTACATGAAGCCTGCAATCGTGGAAACTTAGACTGTGTATGCTTGTTGCTCAGGCATAGTCCACTCTCAGAGCTTGATTCTAAAACTGATATCAATGCCTCAGGGCCTGGTGGCATCACTCCACTGATGGATGCCGTTATTAATAAACATAAAGAAGTAAGCagagaattattaaaatttgGTGGCAAAGTATTATTGTTGACCAAATCAGACCAAGGCCATACAGCACTAGACTTTGCAGACAGTGAAGAAATGAAAACTATTTTGAAATCCACTCCTGACTCATTAGCATCAGATGACACACCATCAAGTAATAACAAAGCAGTTTTTCTTTCTTACCAAGACTGTACACGATACTTAGCACTATTAACTATTCTATTGACTTCCTATCAATCTTGCCAACTCTATCTACAGCAGTGTTGTTTTAGTAGTTTGAATGGTGCTTCTAAAGATACTCTTGAACTACAAGCTATTGGGACTCACATACAAGTTTTCAGAGAAGGTTTGGCTAAGTTGACAACTTCTAAAGATTATATGAGATTGAAAGGTTCATTGCTATGTCTTGAACTACTTTGTGACAgtcttatataa
- the LOC106058519 gene encoding uncharacterized protein LOC106058519 isoform X1, with protein sequence MHPHIILQVSTSKLDELIEKIKFLKGVYTSEVLGATHLICEELNCSELFLEACAKGLWILSIKFVEDSFDLGIWLKEDNYEHSSDSCENLELMVAAKSWRWKISLFQEPPFSGWDVAVDNNMPNGAFLIRLLKQGGAQVFVFKLSPQLDKLANITYIFLDSTNAQVAKDLIDRGFLCLHPNFIIDTVIKDAILDPFDYLICNTINPEVQGTEDSTRNVWNSEMAMVNGKIHLPQIQNARKSVRIETIPRSKQINIQEIVCGNFIPTLINMNQDKKITMDKNVKQLTKSKVSKDGNQDILNGALAEVSNIIAQQSKPLVTQSKQDRNVFESLGPSFYLYGASPSKSVISNTSSPKSQKSLLYFGFDKSKISRFVTNNKLTTLNNTFLHKPATKISVSNDDENVIIISDDDVPVETVNLENKKIQSTKNSSLLNYVAKTEMVSDDDTFTAPSVTSAPTMNKSFSKRKKRIRQKKINMKDSGPLSSPANQHKVKTSLSSKNSKSSLEKCFLTWPLSFSVARIPSSTGMCKTIHSLYGELMNSARELDFPDVALIYAAPSSDHAPQPLLIRELLYLLQSSDLKVACKANTYLQAWLHMHPPTTTKMIKCYKNAFHLYSDKLHFFEIIQSECERRNYVAASWILQYIVTLFEVNWIHCLEQGTKEAVQKSMLVSWLWQSPYVVQHGATTNQLLKLLETCVLISDFKFSMSRAVLSLIAIAAECIRLVNVKWALDNPYFVMDPVISLAGDLTKKLRICFVKTDFETMIALVMCIEPSWFRTLVVSMLLSECYAHFLIEKFQVKYLSWSTIIHHFLNLDPTVSNKPKAVEQQLHDQSHTHNLAKKANTTHNLAKKANKPNAKGESAVHIACKRNNAIKLQELLLIPGVNVNLKDNAGWTPLHEACNRGNLDCVCLLLRHSPLSELDSKTDINASGPGGITPLMDAVINKHKEVSRELLKFGGKVLLLTKSDQGHTALDFADSEEMKTILKSTPDSLASDDTPSSNNKAVFLSYQDCTRYLALLTILLTSYQSCQLYLQQCCFSSLNGASKDTLELQAIGTHIQVFREGLAKLTTSKDYMRLKGSLLCLELLCDSLI encoded by the exons ATGCATCCACACATTATTCTACAAGTTTCAACGTCAAAACTAGATGAATTGatagagaaaataaaatttttaaaaggaGTATATACATCAGAG GTTTTGGGAGCAACACATTTGATCTGTGAAGAGTTAAACTGTTCTGAACTATTTCTAGAAGCCTGTGCAAAAG GTTTATGGATTCTGTCTATCAAATTTGTAGAAGATAGTTTTGATTTGGGCATCTGGTtgaaagaagataattatgaaCATAGTTCAGACAGCTGTGAGAACCTGGAGCTGATGGTAGCTGCTAAAAGTTGGAGATGGAAGATATCTTTATTTCAAGAACCACCATTCTCAGGTTGGGATGTGGCTGTAGATAATAATATGCCCAATGGTGCTTTTTTAATAAG GTTATTGAAACAGGGAGGTGCACAAGTTTTTGTCTTCAAATTATCTCCCCAACTTGACAAACTAGCAAatattacatatatttttttggaCTCTACTAATGCCCAAGTTGCTAAAGACCTAATTGATCGTGGCTTTTTATGTCTGCATCCTAACTTTATAATTGACACTGTTATCAAG gaTGCTATTTTGGATCCCTTTGATTATTTAATTTGCAACACCATTAACCCTGAGGTGCAAGGCACAGAGGACTCAACAAGAAATGTATGGAATAGTGAGATGGCAATGGTAAATGGCAAAATACATTTACCTCAGATTCAAAATGCTAGAAAAAGTGTGCGGATTGAGACAATCCCTCGGTCTAAGCAGATTAATATACAGGAAATAGTTTGTGGAAATTTCATTCCTACATTGATCAACATGAaccaagacaaaaaaataacaatggataaaaatgttaaacaacTAACAAAGAGTAAGGTCTCTAAAGATGGTAATCAGGATATATTAAATGGGGCTCTTGCTGAGGTTAGCAACATCATAGCCCAACAGTCAAAACCTTTAGTAACTCAGAGTAAACAAGACAGAAATGTATTTGAAAGTCTAGGACCCAGCTTTTATCTGTATGGAGCATCTCCTTCCAAATCAGTGATCTCAAATACATCTTCACCTAAAAGCCAAAAAAGCCTTTTATATTTTGGATTTGACAAAAGTAAAATCTCCCGATTTGTCACTAACAATAAACTCACTACTTTAAACAACACTTTCCTTCACAAACCAGCCACCAAGATTTCTGTATCGAATGATGATGAAAATGTCATCATTATATCAGATGATGATGTTCCAGTAGAAACTGTTaatctagaaaacaaaaaaatccaatCAACTAAAAACAGTTCATTACTCAATTATGTGGCTAAAACAGAGATGGTCTCTGATGATGACACATTCACTGCTCCATCAGTAACAAGTGCACCTACCATGAATAAATCTTtctcaaaaaggaaaaaaagaataagacaaaaaaaaatcaatatgaaAGATTCAGGGCCTTTATCTTCTCCAGCAAATCAGCATAAAGTAAAGACAAGTCTCTCCTCTAAAAATAGTAAAAGTTCTTTAGAAAAATGTTTCCTTACTTGGCCATTGTCATTTTCTGTTGCAAGAATTCCAAGCAGCACTGGCATGTGCAAGACTATTCACTCTTTGTACGGAGAGTTAATGAATTCTGCAAGAGAATTAGACTTTCCTGATGTGGCTCTAATTTATGCTGCACCGTCTTCTGACCATGCACCACAGCCTTTACTTATCAGAGAGCtcctttatttattacaatctTCAGATTTGAAAGTGGCTTGTAAGGCAAACACTTACCTCCAAGCATGGTTGCACATGCATCCACCAACTACTACTAAAATGATCAAGTGTTACAAAAATGCTTTTCATTTGTATTCTGATAAATTGCATTTCTTTGAAATAATACAATCAGAATGTGAAAGGAGAAATTATGTAGCTGCCTCATGGATATTGCAATAtattgtaaccttgtttgaaGTCAATTGGATTCATTGTCTTGAACAAGGCACTAAAGAAGCTGTTCAGAAGAGCATGCTGGTTAGCTGGTTATGGCAGAGTCCATATGTTGTCCAACATGGAGCTACAACCAACCAATTGCTAAAACTATTAGAGACTTGTGTACTCATTTCAGACTTCAAATTCAGTATGTCTAGAGCAGTTTTATCTCTCATTGCTATAGCAGCAGAATGTATTAGACTTGTAAATGTAAAGTGGGCTTTGGACAATCCATATTTTGTAATGGATCCTGTTATTTCACTTGCAGGTGACCTTACAAAGAAACTGagaatttgttttgtaaaaacgGATTTTGAAACAATGATTGCCCTTGTTATGTGCATAGAACCAAGTTGGTTCAGAACTCTTGTTGTGTCCATGCTTCTATCAGAATGCTACGCTCATTTTCTCATTGAAAAGTTTCAAGTGAAGTATTTATCATGGTCTACTATTATACATCACTTTTTGAATCTAGACCCAACTGTCAGCAACAAACCTAAAGCTGTTGAACAACAGCTACATGATCAGTCACATACACATAATTTAGCTAAGAAAGCAAATACAACACATAATTTAGCTAAGAAAGCAAATAAACCGAATGCTAAAGGAGAATCAGCTGTTCACATTGCATGCAAGAGAAATAATGCTATTAAATTGCAAGAGCTGTTGTTAATACCAggtgtaaatgttaacttgaaAGATAATGCTGGTTGGACTCCTTTACATGAAGCCTGCAATCGTGGAAACTTAGACTGTGTATGCTTGTTGCTCAGGCATAGTCCACTCTCAGAGCTTGATTCTAAAACTGATATCAATGCCTCAGGGCCTGGTGGCATCACTCCACTGATGGATGCCGTTATTAATAAACATAAAGAAGTAAGCagagaattattaaaatttgGTGGCAAAGTATTATTGTTGACCAAATCAGACCAAGGCCATACAGCACTAGACTTTGCAGACAGTGAAGAAATGAAAACTATTTTGAAATCCACTCCTGACTCATTAGCATCAGATGACACACCATCAAGTAATAACAAAGCAGTTTTTCTTTCTTACCAAGACTGTACACGATACTTAGCACTATTAACTATTCTATTGACTTCCTATCAATCTTGCCAACTCTATCTACAGCAGTGTTGTTTTAGTAGTTTGAATGGTGCTTCTAAAGATACTCTTGAACTACAAGCTATTGGGACTCACATACAAGTTTTCAGAGAAGGTTTGGCTAAGTTGACAACTTCTAAAGATTATATGAGATTGAAAGGTTCATTGCTATGTCTTGAACTACTTTGTGACAgtcttatataa